The following coding sequences lie in one Arachis ipaensis cultivar K30076 chromosome B05, Araip1.1, whole genome shotgun sequence genomic window:
- the LOC107644572 gene encoding katanin p80 WD40 repeat-containing subunit B1 homolog — translation MTTKRAYKLQEFVAHASTVNCLKIGRKSSRVLVTGGEDHKVNLWAIGKPNAILSLSGHTSGIDSVSFDSSEVLVAAGAASGTIKLWDLEEAKIVRTLTGHRSNCTSVDFHPFGEFFASGSLDTNLKIWDIRKKGCIHTYKGHTRGVNAIRFTPDGRWVVSGGEDHTVKLWDLTAGKLLHDFKCHEGQVQCIDFHPSEFLLATGSADRTVKFWDLETFELIGSAGPETTGVRSLTFSPDGRTLLCGLHESLKVFSWEPIRCHDMVEVGWSKLSDLNVHEGKLLGCSYNQSCVGVWVVDISRIEPYALSKGNKLNGHSETKSSSGNMAVLNEITAKPRLSVSQNPDPLLKETKSLGRLSVTQDPDPLKEGKSLTSTGSAPSTPQRINLNSGPKTAASGGSTAVINAAQKRSSLKSHITSNVPLINKPDIIPVIVPRTSVRPELIVDSRKEAGIVERTMPFSLQSKAADIRKSPNNRDDVDKSRLSPVTESAASKGSELSGFEDKNNFPVVVNSTQDESRGQKLSRDISSVEVQRGGRMRSLLSLEKRERSLNYEGPRPGISHRRISSVQLPFSGREPSISTEKATVSASDEDSIADVMEQHDQFLSSMQARSAKLQVVYRWWQRNDVKEAIEAVSKMNDHAVIADVVSVITEKMDIVTLDVCTGLLPPLTDLLQSQMDRHLEISLEMLLKLVRTFGSMIYSAVSAAPSVGVDIEAEKRLERCNACFVELEKVKHFLPSLTRRGGSIAKSAHELNLALQDVS, via the exons ATGACTACCAAACGCGCCTACAAGCTGC AGGAATTTGTGGCGCATGCTTCCACTGTGAACTGTCTTAAAATTGGGAGGAAATCGTCTAGGGTTCTTGTCACTGGTGGTGAAGATCACAAGGTCAATCTTTGGGCCATTGGCAAACCTAATGCTATACTG AGTTTGTCAGGGCATACTAGTGGGATAGATTCTGTAAGCTTTGATTCCTCTGAAGTGTTGGTAGCTGCCGGAGCTGCGAGTGGCACTATAAAGCTTTGGGACTTGGAGGAGGCAAAGA TTGTTCGTACTCTTACTGGTCATAGGTCCAATTGTACATCAGTGGACTTCCATCCTTTTGGAGAGTTCTTTGCATCTGGTTCTCTAGACACTAATCTTAAGATATGGGACATCAGAAAGAAGGGTTGCATCCATACTTACAAGGGCCATACGCGTGGGGTAAATGCAATTAGGTTTACTCCAGATGGACGATGGGTTGTTTCAGGTGGAGAGGACCACACTGTGAAG TTATGGGATCTGACTGCTGGAAAACTCTTGCACGATTTTAAGTGCCATGAGGGCCAGGTCCAGTGTATAGATTTTCATCCCAGTGAGTTTCTCCTGGCAACAG GTTCTGCAGATAGGACAGTTAAATTTTGGGACCTTGAAACCTTTGAGCTTATCGGTTCAGCTGGTCCTGAG ACAACTGGAGTTCGTTCACTTACTTTCAGTCCTGATGGGAGGACCCTACTTTGTGGTTTACATGAGAGTTTGAAG GTTTTCTCTTGGGAGCCTATAAGATGTCATGATATGGTGGAAGTGGGTTGGTCTAAATTGTCAGATCTTAATGTTCATGAAGGGAAACTTCTTGGTTGCTCATACAATCAAAGTTGTGTGGGAGTCTGGGTTGTGGACATTTCG CGCATTGAACCATATGCACTTAgtaaaggaaacaaactaaatgGGCATTCAGAAACTAAATCTTCAAGTGGAAATATGGCTGTACTGAATGAGATCACAGCTAAGCCTAGGCTATCTGTTTCTCAAAATCCAGATCCATTACTAAAGGAAACAAAATCTCTTGGAAGGTTGTCAGTTACTCAAGATCCAGATCCCTTGAAGGAGGGAAAATCTTTGACAT CCACAGGAAGTGCACCAAGTACTCCTCAAAGGATCAATTTGAACTCTGGTCCCAAGACAGCAGCATCTGGTGGTTCAACAGCAGTGATTAATGCAGCTCAGAAGAGGAGCTCTTTGAAGTCTCATATAACATCCAATGTACCACTTATCAATAAACCAGATATTATACCTGTAATTGTCCCCAGAACTAGCGTGAGGCCAGAGCTTATAGTAGATTCCAGAAAAGAAGCCGGTATTGTTGAAAGAACAATGCCATTCTCTTTGCAGTCAAAGGCAGCAGATATACGCAAGTCTCCAAACAACAGAGATGATGTGGATAAGTCACGCCTCAGTCCTGTAACTGAATCTGCAGCTTCTAAGGGTAGTGAATTAAGTGGTTTTGAAGATAAAAATAATTTCCCAGTTGTAGTAAACTCAACGCAAG ATGAATCTCGGGGGCAGAAATTGAGTAGAGACATATCTTCTGTCGAAGTACAAAGAGGAG GGAGAATGCGCTCACTTCTCAGTTTGGAAAAGAGAGAACGATCTCTGAATTATGAAGGACCTAGGCCAGGAATTTCACACAGGAGAATATCATCTGTACAGCTTCCTTTCAGTGGG AGAGAACCTTCTATATCCACTGAGAAGGCCACAGTTTCTGCTAGTGATGAAGATTCTATTGCTGATGTGATGGAACAGCACGATCAATTTCTCAGTTCAATGCAGGCTCGCTCAGCCAAGTTACAA GTGGTCTATAGATGGTGGCAAAGAAATGATGTTAAGGAGGCCATTGAAGCAGTGTCGAAGATGAATGATCATGCT GTGATTGCTGATGTTGTTAGTGTGATAACGGAAAAAATGGATATCGTTACGCTTGATGTGTGCACTGGTCTGCTGCCACCACTGACTGACCTTCTACAAAGTCAAATGGACAG ACATCTAGAAATATCGTTAGAAATGCTATTGAAGCTGGTCAGAACTTTCGGTTCTATGATTTATTCAGCCGTATCAGCTGCACCATCCGTTGGTGTTGATATTGAAGCAGAGAAAAG GCTAGAACGTTGCAACGCATGCTTTGTAGAGCTTGAAAAGGTCAAACATTTTTTACCTTCTCTTACAAG AAGAGGAGGATCAATTGCAAAGTCAGCGCACGAATTAAATCTGGCTCTTCAGGATGTTTCATGA
- the LOC107642170 gene encoding coproporphyrinogen-III oxidase 2, chloroplastic-like yields MANFKDDVWSRPSGGGGISRVLQDGAIWEKAGVNVSVVYEIMPPEAYRAAKAAASPDQKPGPIPFFAAGISSVLHPKNPFAPTLQIMIFHPYFGAVSHTIIAIVVCQ; encoded by the exons ATGGCCAACTTCAAGGATGACGTTTGGTCCAGGCCCAGCGGCGGTGGCGGCATTAGCAGGGTTCTCCAGGACGGGGCCATTTGGGAGAAGGCTGGAGTTAATGTCTCCGTTGTTTATGAGATCATGCCGCCAGAAGCTTACCGCGCTGCAAAAGCTGCCGCTTCTCCTGACCAGAAGCCTGGTCCTATCCCGTTCTTCGCCGCTGGAATCAGCTCC GTTTTGCATCCGAAGAACCCATTTGCCCCAACCTTACAGATTATGATTTTCCATCCTTATTTCGGAGCTGTTTCTCATACCATTATTGCTATTGTTGTCTGCCAATGA